CTACCAAtgctgtttcagttttttctttgcAGGAGATTTTAAAACTCTGCCAGAATTGATCCTTTTTACCTTCCAAGTAAACAAGAGGATTGTTAGCTTCTCTAAAAGCTTCTGAAATGCGGACAAATCTTCTGGCGGCAATTTGGCACAAGAACAGTGACACATACAGCTTATATTCTGTCAAATATTTAATCTTTTTATCCAGCATGGAGTATATTTCCTTGTTAATCGTATTTAAAATTTCATGAAAATAGATACACTGATAATCCATGATCTCTTGctcttttttttcaatatattcATTAACTCGCTTCTCTAGAGCATATGTTGTATGTTTTATCTTGTCTTGATCATCATGGCTGAGTGTTCCAGAGGAAAACACCTTTGAAAAAAATCCTCGTTTACCCTCAATATACTTGGAGAACACTGCAAGAAAATCCTCCCAATTATAAGAATCACGAATTGTATCAACAAGATTGGTTTCTGTTTTGAAGCGTTCTAGGAAAACATTTTCTAAGTCTAGATAGATCTCAGGACCCTCAGGCATGTTTATTGTGTTAGATACTTTAGTAATCAAGGCATTCCACATGTCATTAAATTGTTCCTGCAATTCCTCATCATTAAGGTTTCTTCCTTTCAAAGTCAAGGCCAGGTTTTTGCTTTTCTTAAACATTTCATCTTCATACTTTTCCTTAAAAGAGTTCATTTTTGCACTATTCTTTTTTGCTGTCAATAGTTCATCAGTTTTTTTCTTCATCTCTTCTATGATATCACTTTTAAGAGTAGAGAGTCTAATTTCTGTATTTGCTCTCCATTGCACTAACATTTCACTATCTTTTTCTTctgtaaaaaatgtattcagatcTTCCTGAATCGTTTTGTATTTCGGTTCAAATTCCTTGGTTAGAGAAGCCACATTTACAGATTTTTTCACATCGTTGTGAATTTGGTTGTTGATTTTGCTTTGAAGCGTCAGCATGTGCTCTCTTAAAGACCAGGCCCATTGACTGTATTTAGTTTCCAGTTTGTTATAAGCAGCAATTTCAAGAGAATtcttaaaactaaaaacaaagttTTCGTTAAGCAGCGCATTCCATAGATCATTAACACGTGCTTTAAACATTGAAATGCTCAAAATATTTGCATGTTCTTCTTGTTTCCCTGACTGGAGTATGATCTTCTTTAACTCTTGGACATTTTCACATGTAACTTGGATTTGGAGGGGCCATAGGTGGGTCACCTTCCCACAAATGTGCAAAATAGTGAATATGAGTGTTGACATCAAACTGAATGACATCATTGAAACAAGTGACATCACACTGCTCCTGCTGCGCTGCACACAATGTCATTTCATCCAGTTTCTCTTGCAATTTTCTTCTTCCCtccatgtttttttctttggCTGTGATCTCACCAACATTTTGATGAACAAACAAACAGCTTGGTCTTAGTTTCACTTGTTTCATTCTAAGAAATGCTTGGACAGCAATCTGTAGAATGTCTTGCATTTCGGAAGGATTTTCACCAAAAATATTGATTACAGTGATGTTACCCAGGCCAATTACAAATGTAGCCAATTCATTATCATGGTTCACCGAATTCTTCTTTGATAGTTCTACAGCTCTTAATCCTTCGGTGTCTACAACAAGCACATATTCAAATTTTAGTTCTTGTTTAAGTTCTTCATCAACCTTAATAAGTTGCATAAACGCTCCTCGAGTACATCTACCAGCACTCACTGCAAACTGGAGGCCAAACATAGCATTGAGTAAAGTGGATTTACCTGTACTCTGAATACCTAGTACAGAAAGGACATACAGCTTTTTATCTCCTAACAGTCCTATCAATTCATCCAGAACAGCTCCTATCCACTTCAATGGTACATGTGCAGCGTCGCCATCCATAAGCTCTACTGGATACCCTGAAACCATAAGATGTGCTGCAATTTTAGGCAAAGTTAAAAAGCTTTGATCTTTTTCAGGGGATGTTTCTAATGCTTCATAAATTTGTCCCAGTTCTCTGAGAATATGTTCAAGCCCAAATGTTGAGCCGTTGATCTTGGTTGACAGTTCTTCCAGTTTGTTTTCAAGTTTTTGTATTTTACGCTTATTTTTGCACTTTTGCTTTTCCACTGTTAAATCTGACCAAACATTATGATATTCTTGATTGAGAGTTGATAATGTTTCTGAAGACAAATCATCCAAAAACATTTTAAACCACTGCAGAAAATATAATTTTGAGCCCTGAGCATTTGAGTGTAGAATATTTAGGAGAGATCTCATAAAGTTATTTAAAGGAAAAGCTTTTTGTATTTGACTGTTTCTTAGCGCTTGTTTTTCAGACTCAATGTTACTCCGCTGTTCCTCAATGCTCAAATTATTTTTTCCCTTGAGTCTAGTGAGTTCCTTATCTTTTGTGCACCACATATGCCACAGATCACCTTGCAATGGCAGAAATGCCTCCTTTATAGctgagagttttttttctttatgtagggACAGTAGACCCTCTGCATCATCTCTTCCTTGCTTGCACTGCTCTTTGTCCACATCCACTATAAATCCATGACTTCTGGCAATGCTTGCACATTTGTTAAGAGAGTGTCTTTGATTTGAACTGGTCAATAATGAATGTATTGTAGTAGCTACTATGTCTACCATATCTGCTTCATTTCTGTCTCTTAAACCTATTTTTAATTTAGTACCAGGTTTTGGTGGAGGACATTCCTTGTCTGCAATAAGACAGATTAATGGTGTGGGAGAGTTCACTAATCGCTGCAAAACTATTTTACCATGTCCTTCCCTTGCATCTCTATCATTGAACAAAACTACAATGACTGAGGAAATCTGCTCTAAAAATTGTACTTGCTTGTCATGGTCTCTAGCATCACCATGTAGATTGGTAAAGGCAATGCAGTCATCAAATGCATCATCAATCTTCCCACCTGGGCAATACCAAGCAATTTCTGTAATGCCATTCATTAGCAAAGAGTTCTTCGTACTTCCCTTGCAATGGCGGTGATAGAAGATGTCATGTCTTTGTTTACTGATCAGCCAGTTGATTATTTGTGACTTAGAAGAAGCTGATGGACCAAAGCGAATGAAAGATACAATAGGAGTTTCAGCTTCAGTAACACATTTGTTGCTGGATGTATCATCCCTGTTTGCGCCACTTTTTGCTTTCCATTTCTTTTTAACTTCTTGAAAAGACCAAAGAGGAAACTCAATGAGCTTTGTGCTGGGATTTCTTACCAACATTGGTACAGCAAACTGACAAAGTGAAAGTTTTgtgtaaatatactgcctcataaAGTCATTAGCACAATGAAAAATTGCCAGCTGCAGATCCATAGGGTGAATAAGTTGCTCTTGGTTTGCACTTTGGTTTTCAAATTCCTCATTGCTGTCATCAAGGAAATCATCTAAGCAAACTTCAGATATGTCATTTTTGTCAACTTTATCATTTATGGTCACTATATTCTTTTGAGTGAGATCATTAGCACTTTTGTACTGTGTATATCTAGCACGATAGTCCAACATGAGCAACTTTTGTAGATAATGGAAGGAAAGTTGATGTTCTCCTAAAGTCAGGGTTTCAGACATAGAAGATCTACATATCTTATGAAAATCagctgttttcattttttgtggataatattttaCAAGGTCAAGCCTCTTTAACAATTGCAAAAAGTCTTTGTCCATGTTGCTGCTGTCAATTTGTTCATCAGTGTTAATAAGTGTTATTTCATCCTGACAGATATTTTCCAGCTCTTTGGCAATTTCATCTGAGCTAAACTCCTTTCTTAATACAATTCCATAGGCAAATTCTCTTAGATTATCTTCCATTTTGCTCCAATCATAAAATTCAGAACGCTGATGAATGATTTTGTTAACATTAGATAAGATATCACCTTCTAGATGACTTTTCATGAAATTCAATCGGTCTGCTTTCTGTTGAGCAGTCATTTCTTTGTAAACACCAGCAAATTTTAACCCTGTGTACAGGAGAAAAGCTTGTGCCCGTTCAGCACATTGACCTTTGAGGTTTGCATATTCTTTATGGACTTCATCTATGTTGTTTTGCAAGATATCTATATCATTCCGTTCTAGAGTGTTACGAAAGTAGAGATTTTTTATACAGTATCCAGAGTTATTTGCAATGAGAAGCACCAGTAATTCAGAATCTTTTTGTTTTGtctttctcatagtttttaaaaACGAATAAAGTGAGTAACCGATATGCTGGGTAGCTTTTCTCTTAGCTTGGAATTGTTCTTCTGTAGATGATGACAGAGAAAGTGTTATCTGAGAAAGATTTTCTTTTGATTTCTGCAAAACATCAAGGAGCTCCTTAAATTCAGAAAGATGGATCTGATCAAGTTCATTCTTCTCTGAATTATAAATCCACCTCATAATAAATGAAGCATCAGGAAAATTATCGACTGAATAAATATGTGGCTCAAGTAGTTCTTGCAGTGAAATTTTTATGCAATAGACATTTTCCTCCGTACTTTCTTGATATCTCTTAACGATGCTAAGCAAAAATTCTTGAAGACCTTTATCTGACAGGCACAAATTCACCCAAGCGCTGTAACTTCTTGTGGTTTCATTCAGTGTTTGTTTAAAGTCACTTAATGTTTTCAGATGTTCCTCAGAATCCTCAGCTTTCCAAGATTGTATTTCTTGCAAgaatatcttagttttttctaaaGCAGTCAGTAAATCTTCTCCAACCATTGTTTCTGAAGTCAGACCAGTTGATGATGTGTAAGAATCAATTAAACATGAAGCAAGTTTCATGGTATCTGTGAACTGATCCCTGTGATTACTCACAATAATTTCCCAAACAGGCATGAGATGAAATCCACGATCTATGACACTCCATGTCTTGTTACTTGCTATAAGACCTGATCTCCAATGAAAGAGAGAATCAACTTCTGAAGGACCCCCTGTTTTGGTGGAGAAGAACTGAATATCTTTCTGAAATTTGGAGATTGTTGATTGGTCAATGGAACCATATGTATTTGTTTTTGTTAAGTCAAAATCTCCTCCACTTCCAGCATAACTAGCCCCAACATAGAAGTTTAGTGCCTCTGATGTTATTATTTTAGCTTCTTGCATCTGATTAGATGTAATGCCTTCCATGGAAGCTTTCCACCAGTATATTCCCCCAAAGTGTACAGGGCCTAGGTTAGCATGAGAGCCAAACCTCTGGAAAAAATCAGTACATGTCATTCTTATGACTTGTTTATCTGAATCTATGGCAATTAGTTGTTCAATGTCTTTTAATGCATTTAGTGCACTCTGCGAGAGTTTCATCTGGTCCTTAGTGAAGTAGCAGGATGCTAGTGGGATGTAATTGTATCTTGTTGTACAGACATATTGTTGTTGACTAGACTGTTTACTGGTTTTATCAGATTCTGAATCTTTGCTATAATCTGTACTGCTTTTTAGACCGAAGCCCATGAAACTAAAATTAACTGAGCTACTTAAACTTAACCCTACTTTTTCAACTGTTTTTTTAAAACTGGACTCCTCTATTTGGGATGTAAATTCCTTTTGTTGAAAAACTGGACTTTGCTCTGGTCCAAGAAGTTGGAAACCCTCTGGAATACATAGCAGTGGTTCACGTTTCTGAAACACATCATTAATGTTTTTTGTTTGGAAAATTCcttcaagtgccaaacccccagaAGCATATCTAAGGAGGTCTTCATCTTTTATATTGTCAGATTTTTCAAATGATTCTTCCATGAACTTAATCTGTTTTTCATAGTAATCTATAAGATCCACTATTGACTTCTCAGGTGGTGTTGAACAATCAGAAGGTATTTCTAGGGCTTTACGAATTTCTTCTTCCCTCTGCTTGACCATTTCATCATGTCGATCTTTTCCTTCAGATCTTAATGTTTTTAGCTCAGTTATTACCTTTAATGCTTGTTCGTTCTTTTCTTTCATTACCTGACGTCGCTTCTCTTGCATTTCCTTAACATTTGTACTGCTATCTGGCACATTGCATAGTTGACGTAAAGCTCTTTTTTCCCATTGGTAACGGGTCTTCTCCTCTAGTAGCGAGCAGTCTTCAGGCTGAATGTATTGTACTGACTGTATATTGTTAATGCCCAGGTTTTCTTCAAGCACACCGAGCCAATACTCAGGATCCAAGCCAGTCTCTCTAAGTCTATTGACAAGCTCAACATCAGAAGAACTCCCATCGTGATGTCCTGACATttccgcagagctgaaaggaaatAATGAAAAAGGTTACGATAATGAAAATTCCCAAAATGTTTTATTAGGATATGAGATCAAACTGTAATTTAAAATAGTAATTAAAATTTGTTTTCACCACAAGAGATAAATAAGTTCTTCTTATAATAGTTTATCTATAGCAGATTTTAAAGTGTAGGCACAATAATGTTATGCATTCCTTACTGAATACCTGTGCCCCACTGTGGATCTAGATCATgagaatgttttatttatttattttaaacctAGGATGCTTTTATTacctaatttaaaaaatgcattaaTCGAAACCCATATAAGCATCTTCAGGGGCACAGTCCCTGACCTGTGTGTGAAGGAGCCAAGCCCAACATCAGCATATCCATTTctgtttgtccctatgacactgactgacctgttacatgtgcgcttggcagctaaatGCATTTGTGTTGGTGCGGCAGTTgcggagagagcagagcctctaggtgtaacagctacacccccgttgctcctagaggctcaattgtatataatttttctcagcaattcggGCACCATAAaaacatgggatcaacacagatgccttcagctgccaagtgcatctTACATCTCAAAACTTTGAGATCAAAGAAattgcatatgtgaaagtagccttgcagTACGGCAGCGGGTTAAACTGACTTTGCAGTTGTACATAGTGTTGGACATTTTTTTATTCAAGGGTACAGTGTgaggcatattttttatttagggaTACAATGTGGGATATATTTTGTTCAGGGGCACAATATagatcatattttttatttagttgTGAGGGCCATTtgcttctggtgctgtatttatgaacttggttctggtgttgCATTACTGTTATGAACTTGGTTCTGTATTTATGAACTGACCCAGATTTTGGGGCTCTATGTATGtactgagtttggttctggtggtCTATATATGTTATGAACTTGGGTCTtgtgttttatttatgtaataagtaggggcggactggccatagaccttacagggaaatttccaggtgggccgatgcccagggggccgcctgagccctcctcatggccggccagtggaagtttttggggttgtattttgtgctgctggcagtattttgtgattgaCTGGCAAATATGTGGTATTtgcctctgttggggtggtataatgtgcaacaatatggtattgctggccttgccttccatcaatttggacctgactacaaaacagggccacttagtattttttccagggccactttaagttcccagtctgcccctgcatgAAGGGATATGTATCCATGCTGGAGGGTGGACCCAAGTTTGAATAATTTATAGGAAACTGATGACCCAACGTTGcttgggtatttatttattgcaatctTATATTATACATGAATGGGAATGAAATGAAGATATAGTGGTTTTTATAGGTTGTAGCAGCTGAGTCTTTCATAGCCTGTAGTCGGGCAGCACGCTGCTGTACTGTCTCTGAAGCTCTAGATGTAGCAGCTCTGTGGCCCAGTTTGCCAAGTCTTATATACCTCTGTTCATCAGTTTCTTCTGTACGTTGTTGTTTTATCTTTTTAGCTTTTGATGGCACTTGAGAAAATTCCTTACGTTTTCTTGTAGACATTTTTGtaataataaaatctgtaaaagagTCCAAAAAAATTTGTGTAAAAGTATAAGCAAAAGACACAGTCAGCAAATAAATGTATTATTCttgtagaatatagaacataaaaTTAATATAAGCATAAGTATCAATAATCAATTAAACAACCCCTTATCTGGAAACTAAAGCAAACACAGGTtaaacatacaaactctatgtAGATATTTTCCATGGTCAGAATGGAACCTGTGTTCCTAGTCCTGCAAGTGGGAGTATTTATGTAAACAAACTTGGAAATAAGAATAGAAACTGTGATCCTAGTACTTACAGTGTCACTATTCATGTAATTGTACCCTGTAAGGAATAGATCAAACAACAATATCTCATAATCCACACAAACGTAGGTTgatcatacaaactccatgtagatggcA
This Bufo gargarizans isolate SCDJY-AF-19 chromosome 7, ASM1485885v1, whole genome shotgun sequence DNA region includes the following protein-coding sequences:
- the LOC122944086 gene encoding LOW QUALITY PROTEIN: interferon-induced very large GTPase 1-like (The sequence of the model RefSeq protein was modified relative to this genomic sequence to represent the inferred CDS: deleted 1 base in 1 codon), coding for MSTRKRKEFSQVPSKAKKIKQQRTEETDEQSSAEMSGHHDGSSSDVELVNRLRETGLDPEYWLGVLEENLGINNIQSVQYIQPEDCSLLEEKTRYQWEKRALRQLCNVPDSSTNVKEMQEKRRQVMKEKNEQALKVITELKTLRSEGKDRHDEMVKQREEEIRKALEIPSDCSTPPEKSIVDLIDYYEKQIKFMEESFEKSDNIKDEDLLRYASGGLALEGIFQTKNINDVFQKREPLLCIPEGFQLLGPEQSPVFQQKEFTSQIEESSFKKTVEKVGLSLSSSVNFSFMGFGLKSSTDYSKDSESDKTSKQSSQQQYVCTTRYNYIPLASCYFTKDQMKLSQSALNALKDIEQLIAIDSDKQVIRMTCTDFFQRFGSHANLGPVHFGGIYWWKASMEGITSNQMQEAKIITSEALNFYVGASYAGSGGDFDLTKTNTYGSIDQSTISKFQKDIQFFSTKTGGPSEVDSLFHWRSGLIASNKTWSVIDRGFHLMPVWEIIVSNHRDQFTDTMKLASCLIDSYTSSTGLTSETMVGEDLLTALEKTKIFLQEIQSWKAEDSEEHLKTLSDFKQTLNETTRSYSAWVNLCLSDKGLQEFLLSIVKRYQESTEENVYCIKISLQELLEPHIYSVDNFPDASFIMRWIYNSEKNELDQIHLSEFKELLDVLQKSKENLSQITLSLSSSTEEQFQAKRKATQHIGYSLYSFLKTMRKTKQKDSELLVLLIANNSGYCIKNLYFRNTLERNDIDILQNNIDEVHKEYANLKGQCAERAQAFLLYTGLKFAGVYKEMTAQQKADRLNFMKSHLEGDILSNVNKIIHQRSEFYDWSKMEDNLREFAYGIVLRKEFSSDEIAKELENICQDEITLINTDEQIDSSNMDKDFLQLLKRLDLVKYYPQKMKTADFHKICRSSMSETLTLGEHQLSFHYLQKLLMLDYRARYTQYKSANDLTQKNIVTINDKVDKNDISEVCLDDFLDDSNEEFENQSANQEQLIHPMDLQLAIFHCANDFMRQYIYTKLSLCQFAVPMLVRNPSTKLIEFPLWSFQEVKKKWKAKSGANRDDTSSNKCVTEAETPIVSFIRFGPSASSKSQIINWLISKQRHDIFYHRHCKGSTKNSLLMNGITEIAWYCPGGKIDDAFDDCIAFTNLHGDARDHDKQVQFLEQISSVIVVLFNDRDAREGHGKIVLQRLVNSPTPLICLIADKECPPPKPGTKLKIGLRDRNEADMVDIVATTIHSLLTSSNQRHSLNKCASIARSHGFIVDVDKEQCKQGRDDAEGLLSLHKEKKLSAIKEAFLPLQGDLWHMWCTKDKELTRLKGKNNLSIEEQRSNIESEKQALRNSQIQKAFPLNNFMRSLLNILHSNAQGSKLYFLQWFKMFLDDLSSETLSTLNQEYHNVWSDLTVEKQKCKNKRKIQKLENKLEELSTKINGSTFGLEHILRELGQIYEALETSPEKDQSFLTLPKIAAHLMVSGYPVELMDGDAAHVPLKWIGAVLDELIGLLGDKKLYVLSVLGIQSTGKSTLLNAMFGLQFAVSAGRCTRGAFMQLIKVDEELKQELKFEYVLVVDTEGLRAVELSKKNSVNHDNELATFVIGLGNITVINIFGENPSEMQDILQIAVQAFLRMKQVKLRPSCLFVHQNVGEITAKEKNMEGRRKLQEKLDEMTLCAAQQEQCDVTCFNDVIQFDVNTHIHYFAHLWEGDPPMAPPNPSYCENVQELKKIILQSGKQEEHANILSISMFKARVNDLWNALLNENFVFSFKNSLEIAAYNKLETKYSQWAWSLREHMLTLQSKINNQIHNDVKKSVNVASLTKEFEPKYKTIQEDLNTFFTEEKDSEMLVQWRANTEIRLSTLKSDIIEEMKKKTDELLTAKKNSAKMNSFKEKYEDEMFKKSKNLALTLKGRNLNDEELQEQFNDMWNALITKVSNTINMPEGPEIYLDLENVFLERFKTETNLVDTIRDSYNWEDFLAVFSKYIEGKRGFFSKVFSSGTLSHDDQDKIKHTTYALEKRVNEYIEKKEQEIMDYQCIYFHEILNTINKEIYSMLDKKIKYLTEYKLYVSLFLCQIAARRFVRISEAFREANNPLVYLEGKKDQFWQSFKISCKEKTETALVANLLCNTLKRSIQQEVTEKAALELAGDMKCNDPSLNGNRSKLDYCLLKSLAEKECFQDYINYIQDPKSAVQDFIKERVQVICKEKAKISEIFNINVDFFRRLVSKAIDKSTAEVTDKRGNVKSWLESFCQELENEMKLSSNDLKIVQYQDITDLGFLKEAMTKALQIVVKSLKEELSVCDPQTLEKKIFTNLFDQFPGCWKMCPFCHAVCTHTTSSHDGDHSMKFHRPTGLRGWRWHNTRNFSTNICTSLVGSDLFCVVNDDKSFPYINYKSEGPPYSEWSITPDKSALSYWKWVTCRFESDLEKHYNLKFEDKGKIPSQWRNITKQDVIKEIEELM